One genomic region from Harpia harpyja isolate bHarHar1 chromosome 1, bHarHar1 primary haplotype, whole genome shotgun sequence encodes:
- the TRIL gene encoding TLR4 interactor with leucine rich repeats, producing the protein MGAPRRVRLMVLPRVLWGSIPLFLMLLPAAEPICPEPCDCQQHQHLLCTNRGLRSVPKAAEPQDILTYSLGGNFIANISAFDFHRLAGLQRLDLQYNRIRSLHPKAFERLGRLEELYLGNNLLPALAPGTLSALAKLRILYVNANEIGRLSAASFSGLGSLVKLRLDGNELGSLGDSTFSGLPNLLYLHLESNRIRWLSRGAFTGLAKLRFLDLSGNQQSSLRHPDTFGPLRSLHTLLLASNSLQQLTGGLFQHLPSLAKLSLSGNRLAHLAPDAFTGLGSLKELRLEGNLLSHLPAALLEPLSSLEALDLSRNALTALHPATFGHLSRLQELSLRDNALATLPGELFASSPALYRLELEGNAWSCDCRLRGLKHWLGAWHSQGRLLTVFVQCRLPPTLAGKYLDYLQDAQLPPPQDGGACHDGASPPSASPPPAAEEQRRPPPAAEGLGSNSSGGGGGAGLPRGPPGPPPPSASTARLLGAPEGAAAPSPTPPLPARPAASGPAPPSAAWPRRAGKPRSAPAAGVPPLVSDPCDFNKLFLCNLSVEAVGSSSVTVRWAVRPHRSPRLLGPARFRLLFDRFGAAVKFQRFVYLPEHGEPAATLRELRPDTPYLVCVEGVLGGRVCPVAPRDHCAGLVTLPEGGAAAGGPRGPDQQLLVLVLLAVNALLLFAALAAWASRLLRKKVLGRRRRKAAPVHVRQLYSTRRPLRSMGTGVSADFSGFQSHRPPRGAACALSEADLIEFPCERFMDSGGGRHGDDHLLQRFAD; encoded by the coding sequence ATGGGGGCGCCGCGCCGGGTCCGCCTGATGGTGCTGCCGCGGGTGCTCTGGGGCTCCATCCCCCTCTTCCTCATGctgctgcccgcggccgagcccaTCTGCCCCGAGCCATGCGactgccagcagcaccagcacctccTCTGCACCAACCGGGGCCTGCGCTCGGTGCCCAAGGCTGCCGAGCCCCAGGATATCCTCACCTACAGCCTCGGGGGCAACTTCATTGCCAACATCTCCGCCTTCGACTTCCACCGCCTGGCAGGGCTCCAGCGCCTGGACCTGCAGTACAACCGGATCCGCTCCCTGCATCCCAAGGCCTTTGAGCGCCTGGGTCGGCTGGAGGAGCTCTACCTGGGCAACAACCTGCTGCCGGCGCTGGCCCCCGGCACCCTCAGCGCCCTGGCCAAGCTGCGCATCCTCTACGTGAACGCCAACGAGATCGGCCGCCTCAGCGCCGCCTCCTTCTCTGGCCTCGGCAGCCTTGTTAAGCTGCGCCTGGACGGCAACGAGCTGGGCTCGCTGGGCGACTCCACTTTCTCAGGGCTGCCGAACTTACTCTACCTGCACCTGGAGTCCAACCGCATCCGCTGGCTGAGCCGCGGTGCCTTCACCGGCCTGGCTAAGCTGCGCTTCCTCGACCTCTCAGGGAACCAGCAGAGTTCCCTTCGCCACCCGGACACCTTTGGGCCGCTGCGCTCCCTCCACACCCTGCTGCTGGCCAGTaacagcctgcagcagctgaCGGGGGGGCTCTTCCAGCACCTGCCCAGCTTGGCGAAGCTCTCGCTCAGTGGCAACCGCCTGGCTCACCTGGCCCCGGATGCCTTCACGGGGCTGGGTTCGCTGAAGGAGCTGCGCCTGGAGGGAAACCTGCTAAGCCACCTGCCCGCTGCCCTGCTGGAGCCTCTGAGCAGCCTGGAGGCGCTGGATCTGAGCCGCAATGCGCTGACCGCCCTGCACCCTGCCACCTTCGGCCACCTCAGCCGCTTGCAGGAGCTCAGCCTGCGAGACAACGCGCTGGCCACCCTCCCCGGTGAGCTCTTTGCCTCCAGTCCGGCCCTCTACCGCCTGGAGCTGGAGGGGAACGCCTGGAGCTGCGACTGCCGTCTCCGCGGCCTCAAGCACTGGCTGGGGGCCTGGCACTCCCAGGGCCGCCTGCTCACCGTCTTCGTGCAGTGCCGCCTGCCACCCACCCTGGCCGGCAAGTACCTCGACTACCTGCAGGACGCCCAGCTGCCGCCGCCGCAAGACGGCGGCGCCTGCCACGACGGTGCCTCTCCGCCCTCCGCGTCCCCCCCGCCGGCGGCCGAAGAgcagcgccggccgccgccggccgccgagGGGCTCGGCAGCaacagcagcggcggcggcggcggcgctgggctGCCCCGcgggccgccggggccgccgccgccgtccgccTCCACCGCCCGCCTGCTGGGGGCGCCCGAGGGCGCggcggcccccagccccacgccgccgctgcccgcccgcccggcggccTCCGGGCCGGCGCCGCCCAGCGCGGCGTGGCCCCGGCGGGCCGGCAAGCCCCGCTCGGCGCCGGCCGCCGGGGTCCCGCCGCTGGTGTCCGACCCGTGCGACTTCAACAAGCTGTTCCTCTGCAACCTGTCGGTAGAGGCGGTGGGCTCCAGCTCGGTGACGGTGCGCTGGGCCGTGCGGCCGCACCGCAGCCCGCGCCTGCTAGGGCCGGCGCGGTTCCGCCTCCTCTTCGACCGCTTCGGGGCCGCCGTCAAGTTCCAGCGCTTTGTCTACCTGCCGGAGCACGGGGAGCCGGCCGCCACCCTGCGGGAGCTCCGCCCGGACACCCCCTACCTCGTCTGCGTCGAGGGCGTCCTCGGCGGCCGCGTGTGCCCGGTGGCGCCGCGGGACCACTGCGCCGGGCTGGTCACCCTGCCCGAGGGTGGCGCTGCGGCGGGCGGGCCCCGCGGCCCCGACCAGCAGCTCCTCGTCCTGGTGCTGCTGGCGGTGAACGCCCTGCTGCTCTTTGCGGCGCTGGCCGCCTGGGCGTCCCGCCTGCTGCGGAAGAAGGtgctggggcggcggcggcggaaggCGGCCCCCGTCCATGTCCGCCAGCTCTACTCCACCCGCCGGCCCCTCCGCTCCATGGGCACCGGCGTGTCCGCCGACTTCTCGGGCTTCCAGTCCCACCGGCCGCCCCGCGGCGCCGCCTGCGCCCTCAGCGAGGCCGACCTCATCGAGTTCCCCTGCGAGCGCTTCATGgacagcggcggcggccgccacGGCGACGACCACCTGCTGCAGCGGTTCGCCGACTGA